The DNA window ACAGTATTATGCAAGTCAATATCTTATTCATTATTCGTATTGATTTTGCCCGACGATTGGCTAAAGTTATTGACTTTATGGCAATTATGTCAAATGAAAATCGAATCAGAAAAATGCTTAACTGGGCTTCAAGGAGTACTTTTTTAAAAAGGCTAAAAATCTGAATTTATACATTTAGCGAAAGCATATATTTCAATCTGGAAGTCTATCTACCTCAAATTATTATAATACTTTATCAACTCATTTATCCTTTTGAAATCCGGAACATCCTTCATCTCTTTTAAATGATGCGCAATCGCCAGGGCTTTTCTTATTCTGCTGTCTGTGTTTTTGACCTTGTTCACAATATAGATCAGGGTACGCTGCTTGCCCGGGGTCAATTGCTGAAAACGCTCCCAGGCCAATTCTTCCTGTCCCATTACTTCGATGAACTCTTCAGGCACATCCATTCCAAACTCTGAGCGGTCTTTTTCAATTAATACTGAAATTTTACTTTCCTCTTCTATTTCCAGTTCTGATCGCACTTTTTTATTTAGTAATATATACCATCCATTTTTGGAAGGCATGAGGGCAGCTCTTACTTTTTTTATGCCGTTAAGCGTGCAAATGACACGTCTGTTATCGCCTTCTATGTATTTTTTGGCTATCTCTTCGGGTACGATAAAATGATGCCCCCAGAGATTGGTATTAAAGTTTTCTACCCTTGAATTGAATTGGTCTGTCATTTTGAATTGCTAATAATGCTTAAAATTTAAATGAATATTTTTAGATTCACTTAAAAAAACAGCAATGAAACGTACGTATTGGATCCAATTGATTGTCTTAGTCTTGATTATTTCTTCCTGTGGCAATAATGATGATGATTTATTTGATAACCTGAATAGCTTACCAGAAAGCAGCGAGGTTTTCTATTTGATCAATAATGATCGAGTTATGAAATGGACAACCGATGGGGAAGTATGGACGGATATCTACATCACTTTTAATGCAACGCAGAATACACCCAACAATGCTCAGTTTCAAACCGATGGCAAAAGAGTGTACGCCTATGCGGGAGGCACACTTTACGATGCCGAAAAGGGCGCTTATTACAATGTTCTGGGATTGGGAAATAACCCGGCCAATAAAGCAGACTTTGCACTGACCAATTTGGCTTCTCACATATTGGATTATGTCACCGGCGAAATAAAAACGGTGCCTCACTCATTTGTTCAATTCAGTACCTTTCAATTGAGTTCTACCGGAGTTGACCTTACCAATGTTACCGACTTTGTATCAACATTATCTATTGTTTTTGCCAATGTCAATGATGGCCGAATCATTTATTCTGATGATGATGGGGTAAGTTGGAAAGAAACCAATACACAGGTTGGTGGACAGGACGTCAGTTTAGAAAAGGTTTGGGCCTATGGTGAAAAATTTTATGGCATAGCCAATGGACGAGTTCATCATTCCACCGATGCCATAAACTGGACGGAGTACAATGTGGACTATGATTTTATTGCTTCAGGTGGGGATACTACGGTCAATGCGATTGTTTCAAGTGTATTTGCAGAAAATGATTATGTCAATTTCCGATTAGAGGAAAATGTAACTGTAGTCGGAGGTACAGCTTTTTCCAAAACTACATTGCTGGAATCGGAAAATGATGGGAATTCCTGGACCGGAACTGAAATTGATATTAGTGGCCAAAGCAATGACATGATAATGAACATTTCCGGCATATATGTTACTGAAATTAACAGTGCGGAAAAGGGAGACCGATCCTTGCATTATTCAAGTGATCTGGAAAACTGGAACCTGATAGAAGGCGAAAAAATGTATATGGAATATGTTTACCAGTTGTTCAAGGCTCAGACCGTACGCTGATCAGGAAAGTAATTTATTTTTAGCTTTCTTATATTCATCATCATCGATGGCCCCATTGGCGTGAAGCGCATGGAGTTTTCCCAGTTCTTCGCTGATACGCTCTCCCTGTGCTTCTTTTAGCTCTTTTATCTGTGCTTTTTCCAGGGCATCGGTTTGTCGGCTTTTTGATGATAACACAGCGATCAATCCGATCAGTGGACTAAGCAGTACGGATATCAGAATGGTTTTCCAAAAACCGATCAATCGGTTGTCTCCCAAAAGACCTAAAAGTGCGCTGGGTAATAGCCAACCTGCAATTATTGCAAATGTATACTCATTAAATATTTCCACAGAGATAATATTTAATTAATCAGAATATACAATTCATATTTGATTGATCAATCGTTGGGATTTTAATCATTCAAGCTTAACGCTTAATTATTTTACCCCGCTTCGAATTTGAAGAACCGCTAATTGAATAAAAATAAATGCCATCTGCTTCCTTGCTAATGTCAATGAGTTCAATCTCAGAAGATAATTCTTTTTCGAAAATCATTGCTCCGTTAATGTCATGAATTTTAATTATAGTATTGGAATTGGATTCTGATTTTACGGTGAAGATTCCCGAATTTGGATTGGGAAAGATCATTTCAAAATCCAGCAGACTTCCTTCCAGACTGCTGATAATATTGCTGGTTGTAAATTGACGTACTTCTGAAAAATCCCCTGGCACTCCATTTTTAATTGAACTAACACCCCAGTAATAGGTCGAATTGGCATTCAATGGTGCCGGAACAAAATCTGTTTTCCAGGTAATTGTATCAACCACGTTAAAATTTGGAATTTCAAGCGTAGGGAGCGTGGAAATCACAAAATTGTATTGTGTAGCACCGGGTACACTGTACCATTCGAATATCGGATTCATATATACGCTATTGGACATATCCAGAGGTTTTTTAAGTATTGGAGCTGCAATATATGTTGTAAAAGTTCTCGTTTCCGAGGCTTTCATCTTTCCACCATTATTGGTTAGAACTCTCCAATAATAAGTCACAAAACCCTGCTCCAGATTATCGAGGGGTTTTATACTTGTTTTGCTTTTTGAAACGTTTTCGAAATAGTCGATGCTGCTAAAATCAGATTGTTTTGAAAATTCAATTCTATAAAGTAAAAAGTCGTTTGAATTCACTGTGGTCCAGCTAAATGTTTCATCTCCAAATAAATCCACTGCGCTGTCCGCAGGTGCTGTCAAACTTGGCGCCATTGAAGGTGAGGTAGTGTCTTCACCTACGTAAGTAATGAACATATCGATTTTATCGAGCGGCCTGTCATTGGCATCGGTTGGCGCCGCTTCCACAGAGTCCACCACATTCATTCCGCTAATAACTTTTCCATATAAGGTATAATTGCCATTGAGATTGCTGTTATTGGCAAGATTGACATAAAACTGTGAAGTAGCGCTGTTGGGATCGGTTGACCTTGCCGCACCGATGGTACTTCTGCTATGAGAAAGCGGGTTGAATTCTGCCGGAACGGTATTTTGCCATGGAGCTCCTTGTCCCCATGTGGAGGGAGGTCCTGATCTTGAATTCGGGTCGCCACCCTGGATTACAAAATTTGGTACAACCCTGTGAAATGCGAGTGAATCATAAAAACCCTGTTGTGCAAGGGTATCGAAATTTTCACAATGCAGAGGTGCAATCGTTGGATACAATTCCATTCTGTAAGTTCCAAAAGTATCGGGATATTGCCTTACCAGCACATCGTAAAGGGGTTTGCCATTAAATTGGGCTTTTACTGAAATTGGAAAGGTGCAAATGACTATGAAGAGAATAATTATATTTTTCATTCAATTGAATTTTATTAAATCTAGCAATTCTTTGATAGAAAAGAAATCCGCTATTGCCG is part of the Hyphobacterium sp. CCMP332 genome and encodes:
- a CDS encoding YdeI/OmpD-associated family protein → MTDQFNSRVENFNTNLWGHHFIVPEEIAKKYIEGDNRRVICTLNGIKKVRAALMPSKNGWYILLNKKVRSELEIEEESKISVLIEKDRSEFGMDVPEEFIEVMGQEELAWERFQQLTPGKQRTLIYIVNKVKNTDSRIRKALAIAHHLKEMKDVPDFKRINELIKYYNNLR
- a CDS encoding SHOCT domain-containing protein, encoding MEIFNEYTFAIIAGWLLPSALLGLLGDNRLIGFWKTILISVLLSPLIGLIAVLSSKSRQTDALEKAQIKELKEAQGERISEELGKLHALHANGAIDDDEYKKAKNKLLS
- a CDS encoding peptidylprolyl isomerase — protein: MKNIIILFIVICTFPISVKAQFNGKPLYDVLVRQYPDTFGTYRMELYPTIAPLHCENFDTLAQQGFYDSLAFHRVVPNFVIQGGDPNSRSGPPSTWGQGAPWQNTVPAEFNPLSHSRSTIGAARSTDPNSATSQFYVNLANNSNLNGNYTLYGKVISGMNVVDSVEAAPTDANDRPLDKIDMFITYVGEDTTSPSMAPSLTAPADSAVDLFGDETFSWTTVNSNDFLLYRIEFSKQSDFSSIDYFENVSKSKTSIKPLDNLEQGFVTYYWRVLTNNGGKMKASETRTFTTYIAAPILKKPLDMSNSVYMNPIFEWYSVPGATQYNFVISTLPTLEIPNFNVVDTITWKTDFVPAPLNANSTYYWGVSSIKNGVPGDFSEVRQFTTSNIISSLEGSLLDFEMIFPNPNSGIFTVKSESNSNTIIKIHDINGAMIFEKELSSEIELIDISKEADGIYFYSISGSSNSKRGKIIKR